The window ACCACTGGTAACAAATTCTTCTTTAAAGGTTGTTTTTCCACGCATTTGGTAACGGTCGGCACACAGCACCTGCGCTAATTTATTTTGTTGTTTTTTACCAAGCTCTATCCAGGGTTTCGTTAAAGCTAATTCGGCTCTCAGTAAAATATACTCCCACAACCGCTTCGGAATATCAAACAATGGCGCATTCACCATTAATGCTTTTGAAGCGGAATGCTTTTCAAATTCATTTTTCACTTGCTCCTCGCTTAAACTTCCTGTCCAATTAATTAAGATTCCCGCGTTATAATTCTTTTCGAAAAAGTCTTTTGCGGCGAAGGCTGAAAGTTTTAATACTGCCGGTCCACTAAATCCCCAATGCGTAATTAAAACCGGTCCCGTATATTGATGTTTGGTTGCTTCTACTCTCACCGTTGCATTCTTTACACTTAATCCCATCAACTCTGTAATGGCTTCGTTTTTCAGATTAATCGTAAATAAGCTTGGAATTAATTCGGAAATCGTGTGACCTGCTTTCTCAATAAAATTATAGTTCTTTTTTTGATTATGTCCGCCGCTGGAGCAAATCACCGCATCGCAGGTATAAGTTGTACGAATTGTAATTACTTGTATTTGGTCATTCTCGTGCTTAACTATATCCAACACCTCTTCTTCCAAATTAATTTTTACATTTAGTCGCTTCGCCTCATTTAAAAAACAATCGATGATCGTTTCAGAACTGTCAGTGACAGGGAACATTCTTCCGTCGGCTTCGGCTTTCAATTTCACGCCGCGTTTTTCAAACCAATCTATGGTATCCTGTACCGCAAAGCGACTAAAAACTTGTCTTAATTCTTTTGCCCCGCGCGGATAATTTTTCACTAATTCACTGGTCTCAAAAGTATGATTGGTAACATTACAGCGTCCACCTCCTGAAATCCGAACTTTCGATAATAACTTATTGCTTTTTTCAAGAATAATGACACGGTAATCGGGATGCATCTCTGCCACATTAATAGCCGCAAAAAAACCTGCTGCACCGCCTCCTATTACTATTATTTGCTTTGTAGCCATTTACATTGCAAATATGAGGATTATCATTGTTACTTTTTGTCTTAACACAAAAAGTAACCAAAAAAGTCAAGGCTGCATAGTATTTTGCTAAAATTAGAATTTATCAAGCCGGTGCTACTGAGCGCAAAGCGAAAGGCAACGTAGCACCTTCAGCACAGACCACGCGTTTGATAAATTCTATTTTTTTTACGCAAAATCCTATGAGGCCAATTCGGCAACTAACATCGTATTCAAAACCACCTCTTTATAAAATAAAGTTTAAGGCATTTTAACGAAAAGGGAATCGTAAAATTCTTTACATTTATACTAAAGTAGCCTGTATATAAAATAGAAACCAGACACTT is drawn from Bacteroidota bacterium and contains these coding sequences:
- a CDS encoding NAD(P)/FAD-dependent oxidoreductase, translating into MATKQIIVIGGGAAGFFAAINVAEMHPDYRVIILEKSNKLLSKVRISGGGRCNVTNHTFETSELVKNYPRGAKELRQVFSRFAVQDTIDWFEKRGVKLKAEADGRMFPVTDSSETIIDCFLNEAKRLNVKINLEEEVLDIVKHENDQIQVITIRTTYTCDAVICSSGGHNQKKNYNFIEKAGHTISELIPSLFTINLKNEAITELMGLSVKNATVRVEATKHQYTGPVLITHWGFSGPAVLKLSAFAAKDFFEKNYNAGILINWTGSLSEEQVKNEFEKHSASKALMVNAPLFDIPKRLWEYILLRAELALTKPWIELGKKQQNKLAQVLCADRYQMRGKTTFKEEFVTSGGVNLKEIDFRTMQSKIMPNLYFCGEVIDIDGITGGFNFQNAWSTAYVAASSVG